CTGACTTGTTTTTGAGTCGACTTTAAATCTATTAAAGTCTCGCCAAGTAGAGTTTCAGTTTTATAAAGCTCATTCTTAAATTTTTCAAGCAAAACATCTTGAGAAGCATAAGATTTTTCAAGGATCTCAATTTTTCTATATAGGACCTGTAGATCTTTATTTAATACATCAAGATCAATAGTATTAACATTTTGTTGCTCTAATGCTGAGTTGCATATAGGACATTGATGAAGTACTTTGAATTTTTCCTCGAAATATTCACTTGAAGCACTCTTATTACCACACGCTAAGCAACCATTTCCAGAACTTAAATTTCTTAATACATATTCTATAGCAGAGTCTTGTGTCGGGAGAAAATGTTCATAAATAAGATGTTGTTTATAATCTACAGCATATTTTAATTCATCTAATTCGCGGGAGATTGTTGCTCGCGCCAATTTAGCTTCATCAATATTGTTTATTTGTTGTTGCTGCGTTTCAAGCGTTGATGCTAATTTTTCTTCTAAGGCTGCTAATTTGGCCTTTTCAATCAGAAACTGCGCTTTTGCTCCCTCGACTTCCTGATTGCTTTGTTCTGCTATTCTGTCTTTTATAGTTTTAAGTGAGGCATGAATATTACGATATTTACTATCAGCTTTCTGTGCGCGATCATAATGAGCAACTGCTGCTTTCGATGATTCAGCATCATAGAATAAAATTCGAAGCATTTCGAATTGTGCTCTTTCATCCCAAATAAGTTCAGTTCGGTCTTCAAGAAAGAAAATGAGATATTTAACAATTGAATAGAAATCTACATAATCAGCGGTTCCAGATATATCGACTACGACTTTTTCATACTCATCTTGTGAAGAAGGTAAAATGACATCATTTAATTTCAATGAAATCACTTCTAAATTCGACAATTTCCTTGTGATTTCTAAATATTCATCCCCAAAAGAAATTTTACAAGCAATAGTTGCATTTAAGGCCCCATCTTTAACCCTCGAACGAAAATAGTTGCTATTCCGCCAACCCGTAAGGGTGTGGCCAGCGCTTCCTAAAAGTGCAGTATCGTTTTTGGGAACATCTTTAGGACCAACTAATACACGGTAAAGCGCATTTAGCAATGTTGTTTTGCCAAGTCCATTAACACCAATGATCAAATGAACTCCGCCATGAATAATATGGGATATTCCAGAATTAGTGTCATTTTGATAAACTTGATAATTATTAATATCCACAGAACGAATTACTGGAAGTTTGATCATTGTCATTCCCTTAAATATCTTTACCTAAGTATATTGCTGTTTCGCTCAGACTTTTTGACCACCCTTGCTGAGCACTGGCTTTCATTATCCTAATTTCTTGAGTCTCTCTAACTGTAAATCCGATTTTTTTAGCAAGTTCACATGTTATTTTTACAGTATCAATTTTCACATCTACATATTTGCTATCGCCAATAACGACAACAGCCATTCCGTTATTATTGAGCAATCGCATTGAGTTTTCTAAGATAACATTTAAATCATAGAAATAGTTATTTACCATTGAAGGAATGTTTTTATTCCAAAGCAGTTTAACTTTAGCATCTAATTTTTCTAATGTTGATGACAAAGTTAAAGAATCAGGCATTGGTGATGCATCCATTTTTATTTGGACATGGGAACGTAATGTATTTGAGCGTAATAGCTTATTATCACTTGCGCTATTTAGATAACCTAATGCCCAAAGCTCAACATTATAAATATCAGTGTAATCAAAACTATTAGGATAGGGTGGCGAGAAAACTATTAAATCTTGTTTACAATCCAAGCTACTAAGTACACTTCGGGAATCCCCGTTGAAGAAATCATAAGTTCCAGACTTTATATTGGAATATCGAACTATATCAAAAATAGCTTCTTCAACCTTTAGTCTGAAAGCTTCATCGAATGCACTTTTCGTGAATGAAAGAATCTCCCAGTTTTTTCTATACCGGCGTCCTTTACCATTAATTATAACATTACTAAATGGAATCATAATGCTACCAAGTAGCACTCTGAATAATCTTGAATTTTTTAAATCATCAAGTTTCTTTATAATTTCTCTATATTGAGCAATCCTGAATATAATTTCACGATTAAAAATCCATCGTTCAACGTCTTTGTCTTCAAATAAAGTTTTTGGGGCATTTGAAAACATTGTATCTAACGATGGATTTTCTAACCCTACATTTTTAGAAACAAAGACCCAATCTGAAATTAATTTTTGAGTGTTATATTCAGTTAATTTACTTTCTATTAAATCGGCTAGAAAAGGATTAACTTCTATTGTCGTTGGATTTATTCCCATTAATTGAGATGTAAGTGCTGTCGTTCCAGATCCACCAAAAGGATCAAGTATCTTATCAACTTTGATGAGGGACTTCTGTATAGTATCATGTACGAATTTTGGGGAAAACGCTTCCTTAAATTTAAACCATCTTTGAAAAGGAACATTAGAAACACCTTGAGCAGTGCTTAATGGCACAGACAAATCTTGTTGTTTTAATAAACTCTCTATACCATTCATATGTCCGCACACCCAAATTTCAGCAATTCAATTAATCTATTAGTAGTTATTGCATTATAAACAAACGCAAAAAAAGTGCAATCTTTTTTGTTATTCAATAACTTAACCGCATGTTTGAGTTGAAGGCTCCATGTATAGATTCTTCCCCCCAACTCAACAAAAAGCATATAAGAAACTGAATTTACTCAACTTTTATTTTAAAAAATATATAATCCTATTTGCTTCGGCATACACCATCGCTTTACCTGAACACCTAAACGCCTTTGGAAAACTTAAATCGAGAGAAAATCCAGTTTTCAGATCACAAAAAGGAAAAATATTTATGTTTTTTTTAAGACTCTCATAAAATATTTGAAATCATCGCAAAATGAGGTATTGGCAATGCTAGCAAGATATATTGTTATTGCAATCTATGGTCTGGATACATTTTTTGGAAAAGACGTAATTTTTTTAGTTTTTGATAAAAAGAACAATAGCGTTTATAATTATTTTGAAGCGATAGTGAAGCTTTCGAATGTTGCGATGAACTTAATAACAAAGTTCTTCATTGCCATATTCTTATTGAAGCAAAGGCGACATATAACAACAATGATATTAATATAAACTCTCCCTATATCAAGGAAAATGACAACATTATTATTGTGATTTCTGAATACCTGAAGATAATTATTGAAAAAATGATATAGTTAATGATCTATTATCAAGAAAAACTCAATTAAAATCACAGATTAAATAACTTCAACTATCTCATAATAATTATCACTCTCATCAGCAACAAAGAAGAATTATATTAACTCATCCTTTGTTGCTTCTAATTTATTCAAACCAACATATACATATATTTGCTCATGACCACCTAAGTGCTTAACCCTGACAAGCATTTTACTCTCAAGACCTCCTTTGTTCTCATCAGCGAAATCATTGATATTCACTATACTACCAATCGTAAACCATGTTAATTTCTTATCCATTGCCAATCCTCTTTTATATATTTAAATTTATTTAATACATATATCTCTTTTTATTATTTTGTAAACAAGCAAGGGCTAACTCTACGAAGCGCTACGCTGCTTCTTCGAGTTCTCCCTTGTTTTTTCGCCTTACAGTTGAAAAAAATTAAAATCAAAAAAAAGCATATATTGACATTATCCATTTCTAACATATAAATAAATATTAATGAATGTTTTTTTACTTATTTAAATTGATAGGAGTTCGTATGGTCAAAAAATATAACTTTATCAAGACCACCTTTAGTAAGCGTTCCCATTATAGAAGCGGTAGCGAAACGAAGCTTCCACAGAAGCAACTTCGTTCTCATTGTGTGAGTGTCAGGCTTAATAATGAAGAGCTAACGCTTCTAAATGATAAACGTGGCAGCCATCGCAAAGGGGAATGGCTTCGTTTATCTTTTCTTAATGCGCTTCCTGGTGTTGTTCCAGCTATTAATATAGAAGCATGGAGATCTTTAGCTGACCTTTCACAGAAACTAAATAAAATTGTTGCCCACCTTGATAACAAAAGTACCGGAAGCCACCTGACAAAAACGGAACTATTTGCAGTGAAGCGACAAATTACCGATCTTCGCTTACATCTCATCACCGCCGACTTGTGGGGAGACTCCGATGAAGGGAATGCAAAAGATCCGCAGAGGTAAGAATTTTATCGGGATCGTCCTCTATACGTTAAAACCAGATTCTCATCATAGGGTAGCTCCTGTCGTGATCGGGGGAAATATGGATGGATGTGCAGCGAAAGATCTGATCACTGAATTCAATCTAACAAAAACGCTTCGCCCTGATGTGGATAAACCTGTTTGGCACAATTCGCTTCGTTTACCAAAGGACGAAGTGCTAACCGATGCTCAGTGGTCCGCTATAGCTGATGACTATATGAAGCGCATCGGCTTCTCGGAAACGCATCTCAGATGCTACGTGTTGCATGACGATGCGGTCGGTCAACACATCCACATTATCGCCAGCCGCATAGACCGTAATACAGGCAAACTCTATCTCGGAAAAAATGAAAACCTGATTAGTACACGCATTATCCAACAGCTTGAACACGACTATTCGCTACTAAGAACTAAAGGCCCTAAAACAAAAACCTCTTCAGCATTGCCCTGCCCTAAACTAAAACGAAAAAAAACACGAAATGAAGCGATGCAAGAGAAAAGGACAGGTGAACAATGCCCAAAAACCATCATCCAGAACGCTTTAGAGACGTTAGTTTCTAAAAGAGTATCGACCACTGAGTTTGTCCAACAGCTTTTTGAACGAAATATTAATGCATTACCCAATATCACATCTACAGGTAAAATGAATGGTTTCTCATTCGAATACGCCGGGATTGCTTTCAAAGCTTCGCAATTAGCTAAGTGTTATTCATGGTCGACCTTGCAGGGTAAACTCGATTATAGACCGGAACGCGATAACGGCTTTCTGTTTGACCTAAAAGCAACTATCACTAAAGCGAATGCAAACGAAATCTTAAAGGAAACCGTTAAAAACTCCTTCGAAGCATTTATTATTGATAGGCATGCAGGTAAAGACGAAAGTGCTGTCGCTTATGTAGAAGAGAAGTGTTCCTCGGAAGCTTTAGCAGGGAGTAATAAAGCGATAACAACTAAAGCCGTAAAAGAGATGCCTAATCAAAGCTACGAGGTCTCAGCATTCAGATGGATGGAAACCATACCTTACCTTGATACGATTTATCGTCTGCTGAAACAACTTAAAATCCCAATTCTTAAACGCCCCGCAAAGCACCAAGTCATCACTGAAGCGATGAAGATAGAAATCCATCCCATCAATCCCAAAAACACTCTTAAGGCGCCTTTACTTGACAGCAATTTAGTGCCACCAAGGCAACATTACCACCTTACATGTAGATTTTAGTAAGCAACATAACTCGCTAAATTGATCGTTTATACCGATCGATATGGATCTGTTGATAGATACAAACTATCATTATATGTTAATCGATCGGTACAAGTGATTTGCGTTTCCTGTAAACCCAGTCAAAATGTTAGTTCACACTGTAATGCTAACATTATGATTTAACTAGCCTATATCCTTTTCCTTAATTCACCGGTTCTGGAAATGGCAGTTACTATTCCATCTTTAGACCTAAACGATTTCATACATCATCAAATCTGATTTCATCTTAAACATAGGAATTTGTATGAGCAGCCCCATCACGAAACACTGCAATGAAGAAGTTAGCATTGACCCGTTAAGTCGCCGAGAAACGAAAGCTGAGATGACAACACCCAAATTCGAGTTGTTCGGCGAAACCTACATGTTCGTTGAGACCTTTTCTGCAACTGTCATTAGTCCCCTCCCAATCACTGACCAGGTTTGGGTTAAAACCGATACTGGGGATGAGACACAGATTCCAGCCTTTGGTATCGCATTTAGAAAATCTCACAAAATGTGTAAATACGAGCTTCGCCAGTATAGAGTTGATGGTTCATTTAGTGTCTTCAAAGATGCTCTCATTGTTAATGCAACCACTGGTGAATACGAAGTCAACTTAGATAGAAAGACAGTTATTATCCCGGCGTTTCTCACCGTACTTTTCCCTAACACTTCGATGGCATTTTATTTTAGGGCGATGCCTGTTCCTAATTTTTTTTCGACCATATTTATCTTGCTTTGTTGCACTGCATTTGTTTCATTTTTTGTGTTGCCCTGGGGTTTTAAATCTGGATATGTTTTTGATGAACACAAATATATGTGGCTAACCTATTTCGCTTCACGAATTGGAAGCTTTACCTGCATTAAATGGATAAAGAGAAGAAGCCAAAAGTTTGATAACGCACTCAGAAGAATTATTAAGTCATTAAAATTTTAAAATTAAAATCTTGAACGGTAAAATCACGAATAAAATATGTTATCATCCTTAACAAATCTTACAGCCTGAGCCCTTCTGGCAGCAAAGATAAATGTTTATACAATAAGCATAACGGCCAGTTCCAGACAAAGATATACATCCCTGCCATCGGTACTCCGTGAAAACAACGAAACAATCACGATTATGTTTAAAGGAGATAAAGTTGATTTCTACATTGCTTGTGCTGAAGCAAGCTATGTAAGTTTTGGCATTTTTCATGTAGGCATCTGATAATAAAGTGAAAGCCTTAAATTTAAATCACGGAAGTTTTTATATTGTTATAAACCATATTTTTTCCTTTTATTCTTTACTGATAAATCCCTTTTCAATGTATAAGATTTGTACTTCTTCTTTTCCTGCACATAAATTTTTTCTGTCTGACTACCATTATCGACAATGAAATTAATAAGTAATGAACATGTTCTTCTCATCCTTACTTTGTCAATTAAATTATTATCTAACCCATTAATATAATTGTAGTATGAAAATAATAGAAATGTTAAAACGACATCTTTATTTGAGAATGTTAGACTTTCAATTTCTTGCTGGTACTTAATATAATACCCTGCACAGAACAGATACGACTTCTCGATCAATTGTTGTTCAGAAACGCCTGATTCGATAATTTTATCGACAAACTTATCGAGCAGTATCAAATATCTCTCC
The nucleotide sequence above comes from Kosakonia sp. H02. Encoded proteins:
- a CDS encoding AAA family ATPase — translated: MIKLPVIRSVDINNYQVYQNDTNSGISHIIHGGVHLIIGVNGLGKTTLLNALYRVLVGPKDVPKNDTALLGSAGHTLTGWRNSNYFRSRVKDGALNATIACKISFGDEYLEITRKLSNLEVISLKLNDVILPSSQDEYEKVVVDISGTADYVDFYSIVKYLIFFLEDRTELIWDERAQFEMLRILFYDAESSKAAVAHYDRAQKADSKYRNIHASLKTIKDRIAEQSNQEVEGAKAQFLIEKAKLAALEEKLASTLETQQQQINNIDEAKLARATISRELDELKYAVDYKQHLIYEHFLPTQDSAIEYVLRNLSSGNGCLACGNKSASSEYFEEKFKVLHQCPICNSALEQQNVNTIDLDVLNKDLQVLYRKIEILEKSYASQDVLLEKFKNELYKTETLLGETLIDLKSTQKQVRKIESDLPPDEFELQELRRIVAYREIELRQEDRIRIDSHNEYVKILESNNSSLQDKMKLLEVKFSYYSKNLLAEKVFIKCEKQPRKIGQGIPSIEFPSFKVLMTSGVFDREPSRRDDANSVSESQKEFIDLAFRLSLIDIITNENNSPAMIVMETPEASLDSLFMHNAGRLFREFSYAQGQRNVFLASTNLNKSEMIPTLLGSINSPKIFDKTDIDLILDRAGVEEDKVEVGVIPPNQRANHIINLLELSAPNLSLKTHRDEYFDMYNKAVYPEGGKINE
- a CDS encoding DNA methyltransferase; amino-acid sequence: MNGIESLLKQQDLSVPLSTAQGVSNVPFQRWFKFKEAFSPKFVHDTIQKSLIKVDKILDPFGGSGTTALTSQLMGINPTTIEVNPFLADLIESKLTEYNTQKLISDWVFVSKNVGLENPSLDTMFSNAPKTLFEDKDVERWIFNREIIFRIAQYREIIKKLDDLKNSRLFRVLLGSIMIPFSNVIINGKGRRYRKNWEILSFTKSAFDEAFRLKVEEAIFDIVRYSNIKSGTYDFFNGDSRSVLSSLDCKQDLIVFSPPYPNSFDYTDIYNVELWALGYLNSASDNKLLRSNTLRSHVQIKMDASPMPDSLTLSSTLEKLDAKVKLLWNKNIPSMVNNYFYDLNVILENSMRLLNNNGMAVVVIGDSKYVDVKIDTVKITCELAKKIGFTVRETQEIRIMKASAQQGWSKSLSETAIYLGKDI
- a CDS encoding relaxase/mobilization nuclease domain-containing protein, whose translation is MKGMQKIRRGKNFIGIVLYTLKPDSHHRVAPVVIGGNMDGCAAKDLITEFNLTKTLRPDVDKPVWHNSLRLPKDEVLTDAQWSAIADDYMKRIGFSETHLRCYVLHDDAVGQHIHIIASRIDRNTGKLYLGKNENLISTRIIQQLEHDYSLLRTKGPKTKTSSALPCPKLKRKKTRNEAMQEKRTGEQCPKTIIQNALETLVSKRVSTTEFVQQLFERNINALPNITSTGKMNGFSFEYAGIAFKASQLAKCYSWSTLQGKLDYRPERDNGFLFDLKATITKANANEILKETVKNSFEAFIIDRHAGKDESAVAYVEEKCSSEALAGSNKAITTKAVKEMPNQSYEVSAFRWMETIPYLDTIYRLLKQLKIPILKRPAKHQVITEAMKIEIHPINPKNTLKAPLLDSNLVPPRQHYHLTCRF